One Flammeovirga agarivorans DNA window includes the following coding sequences:
- a CDS encoding sensor histidine kinase encodes MKPFDIYHLFDKLSIAIFVLRLTNAEKREFLIEMANEENKKACGIDIKQFVGTTLRESFPGVYDIGLPEGYYKCVSEQIVIDLGEFEYGEHGIPPQTYVIKATPLSSDQLMVSYENVSQLKRIERELIQKNQDLIETNKSLEEFAYITSHDLQEPLNTISSFVNILKSRYFEKFDNTGRRCLDYIEKSSIRLSNMIQGILAHSRLGSNVTITDIDLNTLVADIKEDLMKALHEKCATINSDNLPTLKGDAIGLRVLFQNLIENGLKYQKEGNDPEIKIQVEESENGGYLFSISDNGIGIEEKYKKKIFQVFQRLHDDTTYKGSGLGLANCQKIVNKSGGKLWVESTVGQGSTFYFTLPNNIK; translated from the coding sequence ATGAAACCATTCGATATATATCATTTATTCGACAAGTTATCAATAGCCATCTTTGTCTTGAGGCTAACTAATGCTGAGAAAAGAGAGTTTTTGATTGAAATGGCAAATGAAGAAAATAAAAAAGCCTGTGGAATAGATATAAAACAATTTGTAGGCACAACTTTAAGAGAAAGTTTCCCTGGAGTGTATGATATAGGATTACCAGAAGGATATTATAAATGTGTTAGTGAGCAAATTGTAATTGATCTAGGAGAATTTGAGTACGGTGAACATGGTATTCCTCCACAGACTTATGTCATAAAAGCGACACCACTTTCTTCTGATCAATTAATGGTTTCTTATGAAAATGTCTCTCAGTTAAAAAGAATTGAGAGGGAATTGATACAGAAAAACCAAGATCTGATAGAAACCAATAAGTCTTTAGAAGAGTTTGCTTACATTACTTCTCATGATTTACAGGAACCATTAAATACGATTAGTAGTTTTGTAAATATATTGAAGTCTAGATATTTTGAGAAATTTGATAATACCGGAAGAAGGTGTTTGGATTATATTGAGAAGTCGTCGATTCGATTAAGTAATATGATTCAAGGAATACTGGCTCATTCTCGTTTAGGCTCAAATGTAACTATTACTGATATAGACTTAAATACTTTAGTAGCTGATATAAAAGAAGACCTTATGAAGGCATTACATGAAAAATGTGCTACTATAAATAGTGATAATTTACCCACTCTAAAAGGAGATGCTATTGGATTAAGAGTACTGTTTCAGAACTTAATCGAAAATGGATTAAAATACCAGAAAGAGGGCAATGACCCAGAGATTAAGATTCAAGTCGAAGAATCAGAAAATGGAGGGTACTTGTTTAGTATTTCTGATAATGGAATTGGTATTGAAGAAAAATATAAGAAAAAAATATTCCAGGTTTTTCAAAGGTTACATGATGATACAACCTATAAAGGGTCTGGATTAGGCTTGGCTAATTGTCAGAAAATCGTTAATAAATCGGGAGGAAAACTATGGGTTGAGTCAACCGTCGGTCAAGGTAGTACTTTTTATTTTACATTACCCAACAACATAAAATGA
- a CDS encoding sensor histidine kinase: protein MSSTRVILYILFLLPFQLFSQGLDPTTPIQFYERKSWNKIEETPVDRVFDITQDSIGFMWIASDRGLLKFDGSKAKVYNLFSDPIIETESIRNVCVTPNNQVWFCTRRGLFYLDNQKVKQVYEENGDKVKTINSLFSDQNGRVWFVHHNKLRSFDNGTISTHNYTDNKKLFKIFPFTEGTIYGLRSFKTHAIIDLWDKNSEKVIKTKKFNFRIFSIKPLGNLLYIGGLFGQIYKYDWDTDHLELLYEKDSPFDNRIHQICIQKDSTIWAAGLGLHRITNNKISSLYDKEDITHSNTFCSYLDKNENLWVGTRTGLNYFSNTAFSKIKEDDSAKNIFHQVMVYFKNRVIIGSRQNGLFELKDGIITKLVLDKEIGKTINSLSTSHDNKLYVSTNKGGFELDEIHQKLRVCQQIVDKPINFLCKTNNGQFIYNFEEDVYRKDKQSTVNIFSKNILIEYHKALGKEWITSTKGLFTIEDGEMIPYSANNTLDKKYLFTFSYDMDSSFWVSTYGSGIVHIRKDASPVKYDTRSNLPSNVSMLVTMNDKIGKWFYLKHGEHPYFQKISPIELDGKMIINQGVKFRWHFENEEYHFGGQNPIRLDTKEQVYISSRHDIYTFSPDKIHYSPSKLFLGDVFIDGERQINLPQQIEANNKQLEFHLSVLDFAHEGNHFFEYKLNGYDKDWVKMGSRSIAYYNNLPAGNYTFEARIRNADNEYTYLTNTYHFIKLEYWYKTNYAIFLYLFLLCIIVYLLFRWRINTIENQKRILQQKVDQRTFELQNLNENLENIVQERTEQLTLLYDELTESEERLKYALEASKDGIWDYHITSDQLVINEAALNILGYNSDSCDPTKGISPFIHPNDQEKWQHYFATSIQQKKVDNFEDQDFRFYHKNGKQLWIAIKGKIVERDKEGNAQRIVGTYIDITEKKRKTQEILEAIIKTEDNERQRISKDIHDGLQQTLTISSLNFQSVKKNISTLSDNIIDKFETGWEYLQKSITESRSVAHSLMPKAITDFGIISACDSLITEADKSSEEIQFSFFHNFEEHQIENHQIEITLYRILQEGINNIFKYSKATKVDIQLKNYEDIYMLTIEDNGVGFDVSKVMQENMGLGFKGMKNRLDAIDGFLEVESREGRGTTLLIEINKNF, encoded by the coding sequence ATGAGCTCTACTAGAGTTATATTATATATTCTTTTTCTTCTTCCCTTTCAACTATTTAGTCAAGGGTTAGACCCCACTACCCCTATTCAATTTTATGAGCGAAAAAGCTGGAATAAGATAGAAGAAACACCAGTAGATAGAGTCTTTGATATAACTCAGGATTCTATTGGATTTATGTGGATCGCTTCCGACCGAGGCTTATTAAAGTTTGATGGATCCAAAGCAAAAGTATACAATCTTTTTTCTGACCCAATAATAGAAACAGAATCAATACGTAACGTTTGTGTTACTCCAAATAACCAAGTATGGTTTTGCACTCGTCGAGGTTTATTTTACTTAGACAACCAAAAGGTTAAACAAGTTTATGAAGAAAACGGCGATAAGGTTAAAACAATAAATAGTTTATTTAGTGATCAAAATGGAAGAGTTTGGTTTGTTCATCACAATAAGTTGAGATCCTTTGACAATGGAACTATTAGCACTCATAACTATACAGATAATAAGAAGTTATTTAAGATTTTCCCATTTACAGAAGGTACGATCTATGGTCTTCGATCTTTTAAGACACATGCAATCATTGACCTTTGGGATAAAAACAGTGAAAAAGTTATTAAAACCAAGAAGTTCAATTTTAGAATTTTTTCGATTAAGCCATTAGGTAATTTACTCTATATAGGAGGATTATTCGGACAAATATATAAGTACGATTGGGATACTGATCATCTAGAACTTCTATATGAAAAGGATAGTCCATTTGATAATCGAATCCATCAAATATGTATACAAAAAGATAGTACCATCTGGGCAGCTGGTTTAGGACTACATAGAATTACAAACAACAAAATATCATCACTTTACGACAAAGAAGATATAACACACAGTAATACATTCTGTAGTTATTTAGATAAAAATGAAAATTTATGGGTAGGAACTAGAACGGGCTTAAATTACTTTTCTAATACTGCTTTCTCAAAGATTAAAGAGGATGACAGTGCTAAAAATATCTTCCATCAAGTGATGGTATATTTTAAAAATCGAGTCATTATTGGAAGTAGACAAAATGGGTTATTCGAATTAAAGGATGGTATCATCACAAAATTGGTATTAGATAAAGAAATTGGTAAAACTATCAACAGCTTATCAACATCACATGATAATAAACTATATGTTTCTACCAATAAAGGAGGTTTTGAACTGGATGAGATTCATCAAAAACTAAGAGTTTGCCAACAAATTGTGGATAAGCCAATAAATTTTCTCTGCAAAACCAACAATGGACAGTTCATTTACAATTTTGAAGAAGATGTTTACAGAAAAGATAAACAATCAACAGTAAATATATTTAGTAAAAATATTCTTATTGAATACCATAAAGCATTAGGTAAAGAGTGGATCACCTCAACAAAAGGGCTTTTCACTATTGAGGATGGAGAAATGATTCCATACAGTGCCAATAATACCCTAGATAAAAAATACCTTTTTACATTCTCGTATGATATGGATTCTAGCTTTTGGGTTTCTACATACGGTAGCGGAATTGTACATATAAGAAAAGATGCTTCTCCGGTAAAATACGATACAAGAAGCAACCTTCCATCGAATGTGAGTATGTTGGTAACTATGAATGATAAAATTGGAAAATGGTTTTATCTAAAACATGGAGAACACCCTTATTTCCAAAAAATATCACCTATTGAACTGGATGGGAAAATGATTATCAATCAAGGTGTAAAGTTTAGGTGGCACTTTGAAAATGAAGAATATCATTTTGGTGGACAAAACCCCATTCGTCTAGATACCAAAGAACAAGTATATATATCTTCAAGACATGACATTTATACTTTTTCTCCTGATAAAATTCATTATTCTCCATCCAAGCTTTTCCTTGGTGATGTCTTTATTGATGGAGAACGCCAGATAAACTTACCTCAACAAATTGAAGCAAATAACAAGCAACTTGAGTTTCATTTATCCGTATTGGACTTTGCCCATGAAGGAAATCACTTCTTTGAATACAAGCTCAATGGATATGACAAAGATTGGGTAAAAATGGGCAGTAGATCAATTGCCTACTACAACAATTTACCTGCTGGTAATTATACTTTCGAAGCAAGAATAAGAAACGCAGACAACGAATACACTTACCTAACCAATACCTATCATTTTATTAAGTTAGAATATTGGTACAAAACCAATTATGCCATCTTTTTGTATTTATTTCTTCTTTGCATCATTGTCTATCTCCTGTTCAGATGGAGAATAAATACTATAGAAAATCAAAAAAGAATACTACAACAAAAAGTCGATCAAAGAACTTTTGAGTTACAAAACCTCAATGAAAACCTAGAAAATATTGTACAAGAAAGAACAGAACAATTAACCCTACTTTATGATGAGTTGACCGAAAGTGAAGAACGATTAAAATATGCCCTAGAAGCATCAAAAGATGGTATTTGGGATTATCATATTACTTCTGATCAGTTGGTGATCAACGAAGCGGCATTAAATATTTTAGGATATAACTCTGATTCCTGTGATCCTACAAAAGGCATTTCCCCATTTATCCACCCTAATGACCAAGAGAAATGGCAACATTATTTTGCTACTTCTATCCAACAAAAGAAGGTGGATAATTTCGAAGATCAAGATTTCAGATTCTATCACAAAAATGGAAAACAACTCTGGATTGCCATAAAAGGGAAGATTGTAGAAAGAGATAAAGAGGGCAATGCCCAACGTATTGTGGGTACTTATATTGATATCACTGAGAAAAAACGAAAAACTCAAGAAATCTTAGAAGCGATCATTAAAACTGAAGACAATGAAAGGCAACGTATTTCTAAAGATATTCATGATGGGTTACAACAAACGCTTACGATCTCTTCTTTAAACTTTCAATCCGTAAAAAAGAATATCTCAACATTGTCAGATAATATTATCGACAAGTTTGAAACAGGTTGGGAATATCTTCAAAAATCAATTACAGAAAGTAGATCGGTTGCCCATAGTTTAATGCCAAAGGCAATTACTGACTTCGGGATCATATCCGCTTGTGATAGTTTAATTACTGAAGCTGATAAAAGTAGTGAGGAAATACAATTTTCGTTTTTCCATAATTTCGAAGAGCATCAAATCGAAAATCATCAGATAGAAATTACACTTTATAGAATTCTCCAAGAAGGGATCAATAATATTTTTAAGTACTCAAAGGCAACAAAAGTGGATATTCAACTCAAGAATTATGAGGATATCTACATGCTCACTATTGAAGATAATGGGGTTGGATTTGATGTATCTAAAGTGATGCAAGAGAATATGGGACTTGGTTTTAAAGGGATGAAAAATCGACTCGATGCTATTGATGGTTTCCTAGAAGTGGAAAGTAGAGAGGGTAGAGGAACGACATTATTAATCGAAATCAATAAGAACTTTTAA
- a CDS encoding response regulator produces MSQLNHILLIDDSESINFYNRLIIEETGVTKKCTFFLSAEEGLEYIKEEHNENNPLPEIIFLDINMPKMNGWDFLDAYDQLDESLRKKITLFMLTTSTNEDDKAKANTYNTVKGFLSKPLTEDSLRSALLLREKVVL; encoded by the coding sequence ATGAGTCAATTAAATCATATACTTCTTATTGATGACAGTGAGTCTATAAACTTTTATAACCGATTGATCATTGAAGAAACAGGAGTTACTAAGAAATGTACCTTCTTTCTCAGTGCTGAAGAAGGTTTAGAGTATATAAAAGAAGAGCATAATGAAAATAATCCTCTACCAGAAATTATTTTCTTAGATATTAATATGCCCAAAATGAATGGGTGGGACTTTTTGGATGCTTATGATCAATTGGATGAATCTTTAAGAAAAAAGATCACACTGTTTATGCTAACAACATCGACGAATGAAGATGATAAAGCGAAAGCAAATACATACAATACTGTAAAAGGTTTTTTGAGTAAACCCCTAACAGAAGATTCACTTCGATCAGCACTATTATTAAGAGAAAAGGTAGTTTTGTAA
- the prfA gene encoding peptide chain release factor 1, giving the protein MLDKLEKIKERFDQVSEDLVKPETVSDMKLYAKLNKEYKDLQKIVDKYFEYKGMLEGIDEAKQILEEEKDPELREMAKMELDELQDGIPGIEEELKMLLIPKDPNDSKNAIFEIRAGAGGDEASIFAGDLLRMYQRFCERHKWKLSITDFVDGTSGGFNKIVANIQGEDAYGMLKYEAGVHRVQRVPATESQGRIHTSVASVAVLPEMDDVEIELNMSDIRRDEFCSSGPGGQSVNTTYSAIRLTHLPTGIIVQCQDEKSKLKNYDKALKELKSRLYAIEEKKRQEEIGAERKSMVGSGSRSDKIRTYNYPQGRVTDHRINHSVFNLPIVMDGEIQDFIDRLRIADNLEKMENSGLA; this is encoded by the coding sequence ATGTTAGATAAACTCGAAAAAATAAAAGAACGCTTCGATCAGGTGAGCGAAGATTTGGTAAAGCCAGAAACAGTTTCAGATATGAAATTGTATGCCAAATTAAACAAAGAATACAAAGATTTACAGAAGATTGTCGATAAATATTTTGAGTATAAAGGTATGCTTGAAGGTATCGATGAAGCTAAACAAATATTAGAAGAAGAGAAAGATCCAGAATTGCGCGAAATGGCAAAAATGGAACTTGATGAACTTCAAGATGGAATTCCAGGTATTGAAGAGGAGTTAAAAATGTTGTTAATTCCTAAAGATCCTAATGATTCTAAAAACGCAATCTTTGAAATTAGAGCAGGTGCAGGTGGTGATGAAGCTTCAATTTTTGCAGGCGACTTACTTCGTATGTACCAACGTTTCTGTGAAAGACATAAATGGAAACTTAGTATTACTGACTTTGTTGATGGTACTTCTGGTGGTTTCAACAAGATTGTAGCTAACATCCAAGGTGAAGATGCTTACGGTATGTTGAAGTATGAAGCAGGTGTACACCGTGTACAACGTGTTCCAGCTACAGAATCTCAAGGACGTATCCATACATCAGTAGCATCAGTTGCTGTACTTCCTGAAATGGATGATGTAGAAATCGAGTTAAATATGTCTGATATCCGTCGTGATGAATTCTGTTCATCTGGACCAGGTGGTCAGTCTGTTAACACAACTTACTCTGCGATTCGTCTTACTCACCTTCCTACAGGTATTATTGTACAATGCCAGGATGAAAAGTCTAAGTTGAAAAACTATGACAAAGCACTAAAAGAATTAAAATCTCGTCTTTATGCTATCGAAGAGAAGAAAAGACAAGAGGAAATTGGTGCTGAACGTAAATCAATGGTAGGTTCAGGTTCTCGTTCTGATAAAATTCGTACTTACAACTACCCTCAAGGTCGTGTAACAGATCACCGTATCAACCACTCTGTATTTAACTTACCAATCGTAATGGATGGTGAAATTCAAGATTTCATCGATAGATTACGTATTGCTGACAACTTAGAGAAAATGGAAAATAGTGGACTAGCTTAG